The Chrysiogenia bacterium DNA window CCAAGACCCAGCAGCAGGATCCACGAGAGCAGCGAGCAGGCGATGGTTTCTTTTGCCTCGGCCTCGAGCGCGCGGCTGCCGATCTTCCTGGCGGCGCGAATCTTTCCCCATGCCACCAGCGGCATGATGAGCGCCGAGGCTACGGCCAGTGCGATGCCGATGAGGCTTTCCTCCGCTACCGACCGTGACCACAGGCTCCAGCCTGCCTGTGCGACGACATAGAGCGCGAGCAGAAGAAAGGTCGCGCCAACGAAGCGGTGCACGCGGGTCTCGACTTCCTCGATGTGTTCGGAGTCCGCGCCGCCGCGCTCCACGCGAAGGCGCCAGAACAGCGCCGCGGCCGCCGCGCACTCGATCACGCTATCAAGCCCGAAGCCCACGAGTGCGATGCTCCCTGCGCGATGGCCTTCCCACAGGGCGACGAGCGCTTCGACCACGTTGTAAGCCATGGTCGCGCCCACCAGCAGCACCGCCCGGGAGAGCCATTTTGGATCGGCATTTTCGAGCGGCTTCATATTGCGAGCAATCCTTCCAGATGCGCTTTGACCCGCATCCATTCATCGTCGATGACGCTGAAGTAGACGC harbors:
- a CDS encoding cation transporter is translated as MKPLENADPKWLSRAVLLVGATMAYNVVEALVALWEGHRAGSIALVGFGLDSVIECAAAAALFWRLRVERGGADSEHIEEVETRVHRFVGATFLLLALYVVAQAGWSLWSRSVAEESLIGIALAVASALIMPLVAWGKIRAARKIGSRALEAEAKETIACSLLSWILLLGLG